The stretch of DNA GTGTACGGTTCCAGCAACACGCAGCGTATGCTCTATTGGCAGAATCGTCCGGACGTCATGGCCCAGACGCAGGACTGGCGCGCGCGGCAGTTCCGCCGCACGGAGGGGCTGGACGCGGCCCCCGGCCCCGCGGACCCGGCCTACCGGGCTGTGCCCAGACAAAGCAGCCCGTTCAGGCAATAAAAAAATATGGATCCCATCACCCACGCCGCCAGCGGCGCCGTGGCCATGCTGGCCATGCCCCACCGCCCCGCCGCCCGCTGGGCCGTGCCCCTGGCCGCTCTGGCCGCCGCCGCGCCGGATGTGGACGTGCTCCTGGCCCACAGCCCTTTGCAGTTTCTGCTGCTGCACCGGGGCCTGACCCACTCCCTGTTTTTTGCGCCCGTGCTGGGGCTGTTGCTGACGCTTCCGGCCCGCTCACTCTGGCGGGCGGAGACGCCGGGCCACTGGCGGCCGGCCTTTGTCTGGCTGTTCATGACCTGCATGGTGCTGCTGCATATCTGGCTGGACTGCATCACCACCTACGGCACCATGATTTTTGTGCCGTTTTCGCATTTGCGGGTACGGCTCAATGCCGTGTTCATCATTGATCTGTTCCTCACCCTGCCGTTGCTGCTGGCGTTTTGGCGCTGGCGCGACCGCTGGTGGCGCATGCTCCTGGCCTTGGTCTGGCTGTTCGTCTATCCCTTGGCCGGGCTTTCGCTCAACGCCTGGCACACGGCCCAGGTGGAAGCGCGCCTGGCCGCCCAGGGCAGGGACGTGCGGCAGGTCACGGTGCTGCCCGACGCCTTTGCCCCTTTTTTCTGGCGCGTGCTGTATGAAGAGGAAACCCCGCACGGCATGCTGGTGCATTTGCAGGGCCTGGACGCGCTGGGGCGCTTCCGGGCGGAAGAAAGCGTCAGCCCGGCGGCGTCGCCGCGCCTGCTGGACGCTCTGGCCCGGCAATCCGTGGCGGCCAGGGCCTTTTTTGACTTTGCCCTGCTGCCCGTAACGCGGCCCGTGCCCCCGGCTGAGCTGCCGCTGTCGGCAGTGGCGGCGGACAGGGCCGCGGGCGGCCCGGCGCCCCTCTATATCATGGTGTACGACCTGCGGTTCGGCAGCAATCTGGCCGTGGTGCGCAAACTTTTGAATCTGCGGCCGCATGCGGATATTCCCTTCAAATATTTTGCCGAAATGGACTGCGCCCGGCCTGCGGCCCCGGCCGTGGACGCGGGCATGTGCGTTGCGCCACGCCTGCTGCGGGAGCGGCTGCGGTTTTCCGACAGCCGGCAGGATTCTTTGTGGCGCGCGCCCCGGCCGCCAGGGCCCGTGCCCTGGCAATCCTGGCTGGTGGGCCTGTATTGAGCGCGGGGGGTTCCTTTGTCTTGCGCGGCGGCCCCACATGGGGTATGCCGCCCCATGGCGCGTCTGTTTGGCCGCGCTGGATTCTGCAGCATGGAGGCCCGCTATGGACGCATCCTTTTCGCACCTGGACAGCCAGGGCAACCTGAGCATGGTGGACGTGGGGTCCAAACCCCCCACCGAGCGCGTGGCCGTGGCTGAAGCCGTGGTGGAGCTGGCCCCGGCCACCATGCAGCTGCTGCGCCAGGCGGCCTTGCCCAAGGGCGACGTGCTCACCTGCGCCAAGGTGGGCGGCATTATGGCCGCCAAGCGCGTGGGCGAGCTTATCCCGCTTTGTCATCCGCTCAACCTCACCTATGCGGATGTGCGCTTTGAGGTCACGGACGAGCCGCCGCGGGTGCGCATTGAGACGGAAACCCGCACTGTGGGCCCCACCGGCGTAGAAATGGAGGCCCTGGTGGCGGCGCAGACGGCGGCCGCCGTCATTTATGACATGTGCAAGGCCGTGCAGCGCGATATCGTCATCAGCCGGGTGCGCCTGCTGCACAAAAGCGGCGGCCGGAGCGGCCGCTACGACGCGCCGGAGCTGCCGTGAGCATGCCGGTAGTGGATCCTGTGGCCCTGACCCTGGGCCACCTGCAGGTGCGTTGGTACGGCCTTATGTATCTGGCGGGGTTTGCCCTGGGCTGGATTCTGGGCCGCTATCGGGCCACCAGGCCCGGTTCCGGCTGGACCGCAGCCGATGTGGACGACCTGCTGACCTGCGTTATGGTGGGCATTATCCTGGGCGGCCGTCTGGGCTATGTGCTGTTTTACGATCTGCCTGTGTACCTTAGCGATCCGCTGGAAATCCTGCGCATCTGGAACGGGGGTATGTCCTTCCACGGCGGGCTGCTGGGCGTACTGGGGGCCTTCTGGTACTATGCGCGCTCGCGCGGGCGCAGCTTCCTGGAAGTTTCGGACTTTATTGCACCGCTCATCCCGCAGGGGCTCTTTTTCGGCCGGCTGGGCAACTTCATCAACGGCGAGCTCTGGGGCAAGGTCAGCGACGTGCCCTGGGCTATGGTCTTTCCCGGTGCGGGCCCCTTGCCCCGGCATCCCTCGCAGCTGTATGAGGCTGTGCTGGAGGGCCTGGTGCTGGGCGTGGCGCTCTGGATTTTTTCCGCCAGGCCGCGTAAGGAAGGGGCGGTCTCCGGGCTGTTTGCCCTGGGCTACGCCATATTCCGCTTCGGTGTGGAATTTGTGCGCGTGCCGGATGTGCAGCTGGGCTATCTGGCTTTCGGCTGGCTGACCATGGGGCAGGTGCTTTGCCTGCCGTTGTTCCTGGCCGGCCTGTGGCTGCTCTGCCGCAAGGCAGAACCCGTGCGGCCGACGCCGCCCCCGCGCCCCGCGTCCGGGAAAAAGGGCGGCAAGAAGCGGCGTTAGCGCGTGGCGCAGGGCAATGCGCTGTGGCAACTGCGCAGACCGCCGCAAGGCGCAAGCGCCGCACCGCTGCGCGGGGCAAAGGTCGCGGTGAGCGCCCTGCCTGCTCTTGCGCAAGCGCGTTCCAAAAACGAGATGCCCGGCTGAGCGTCCCGCTATTTTCCCCCTTCCTTCTTGCGGCTTGCCGCCGATTGATAACGGCGGCGCTGCTGTGGAGCAAGGGGCAACGCCCGGCGGAAAATCGCCGCCTTGCCGCAACGCGGGGCAAGGGCGCGTCCGCTCTGCGGTGAAGGGACGGTCACGTCCGCCGGTTGACAGCCCGCAACTTTTCTGGGAAACTGACGGGCGTTTATCCGTTTATATCAAGGAGGCCATATGGCTAAGGAAGGGTCTATTGAAGTGGACGGCGTGGTGCAGGAAGCTCTGCCCAACGCCATGTTTCGCGTGGAGCTGGAAAACGGCTACGAGGTGCTGGCCCACATTTCCGGCAAAATGCGCAAATTTTACATCCGCATCCTGCCCGGCGACCGCGTGAAGGTGGAGCTTTCGCCCTACGATCTCACCCGCGGCCGCATCACCTATCGCATGAAGTAGCGCGCCCGTCCCCGCCTCAGGGGGCCGGCGAGCCGCAGCGCCAGTCTTTCCCGGAATGCCCGTTCGGGCCTTCCCTCACACCAGGCCCAGCCAGCGCAGCAGGGCCACGCACGCCAGAGCCCACAGGCCCGCCAGCACATCGTCAATCATTATGCCGAACCCGGCGGGCAGCCAGTTTTCCGAAGCCCGCACGGGCCAGGGCTTGAGAATGTCAAACAGGCGGAAAAAGGCGAAGGCCGCCA from Desulfovibrio legallii encodes:
- the moaC gene encoding cyclic pyranopterin monophosphate synthase MoaC gives rise to the protein MDASFSHLDSQGNLSMVDVGSKPPTERVAVAEAVVELAPATMQLLRQAALPKGDVLTCAKVGGIMAAKRVGELIPLCHPLNLTYADVRFEVTDEPPRVRIETETRTVGPTGVEMEALVAAQTAAAVIYDMCKAVQRDIVISRVRLLHKSGGRSGRYDAPELP
- a CDS encoding metal-dependent hydrolase, which gives rise to MDPITHAASGAVAMLAMPHRPAARWAVPLAALAAAAPDVDVLLAHSPLQFLLLHRGLTHSLFFAPVLGLLLTLPARSLWRAETPGHWRPAFVWLFMTCMVLLHIWLDCITTYGTMIFVPFSHLRVRLNAVFIIDLFLTLPLLLAFWRWRDRWWRMLLALVWLFVYPLAGLSLNAWHTAQVEARLAAQGRDVRQVTVLPDAFAPFFWRVLYEEETPHGMLVHLQGLDALGRFRAEESVSPAASPRLLDALARQSVAARAFFDFALLPVTRPVPPAELPLSAVAADRAAGGPAPLYIMVYDLRFGSNLAVVRKLLNLRPHADIPFKYFAEMDCARPAAPAVDAGMCVAPRLLRERLRFSDSRQDSLWRAPRPPGPVPWQSWLVGLY
- the lgt gene encoding prolipoprotein diacylglyceryl transferase, with amino-acid sequence MPVVDPVALTLGHLQVRWYGLMYLAGFALGWILGRYRATRPGSGWTAADVDDLLTCVMVGIILGGRLGYVLFYDLPVYLSDPLEILRIWNGGMSFHGGLLGVLGAFWYYARSRGRSFLEVSDFIAPLIPQGLFFGRLGNFINGELWGKVSDVPWAMVFPGAGPLPRHPSQLYEAVLEGLVLGVALWIFSARPRKEGAVSGLFALGYAIFRFGVEFVRVPDVQLGYLAFGWLTMGQVLCLPLFLAGLWLLCRKAEPVRPTPPPRPASGKKGGKKRR
- a CDS encoding chemotaxis protein; translated protein: MNMSFCRLRVLAVCLALPGLLWACGPKDVGTGTSTEAAGEPQGVSVEDQLRYPVYGSSNTQRMLYWQNRPDVMAQTQDWRARQFRRTEGLDAAPGPADPAYRAVPRQSSPFRQ
- the infA gene encoding translation initiation factor IF-1, encoding MAKEGSIEVDGVVQEALPNAMFRVELENGYEVLAHISGKMRKFYIRILPGDRVKVELSPYDLTRGRITYRMK